In a genomic window of Occallatibacter riparius:
- a CDS encoding response regulator transcription factor produces the protein MIRDVQVYSSEARQAFPLQELGTILIVEDDPRMQRVLQRMFSAEQYEVATAGDGQTALALFLSRKPLAVVLDLILPHISGRELCQKFKVAAPETPVIVVSAISEVVDKVLLLELGADDYVTKPFSPRELMARVQAAIRRRRRPVTSTTYRFADCEVDFKKMTVSRAGQPVTLTSHEFKLLKFFTDNAERVLSREELLNEVWGYNCYPTTRTVDNQMLKLRQKLEPDPANPRHLLTIYGAGYKFVP, from the coding sequence ATGATCCGAGACGTGCAGGTCTATTCAAGCGAGGCAAGGCAAGCTTTCCCTTTGCAGGAACTCGGGACAATTCTGATTGTCGAAGACGATCCGCGCATGCAACGTGTGCTGCAGCGAATGTTTTCGGCCGAACAGTATGAAGTTGCAACTGCAGGAGATGGCCAAACTGCGCTGGCGCTGTTTCTGTCGCGCAAGCCGCTCGCAGTTGTGCTGGACCTGATACTTCCTCATATCTCGGGTCGCGAGCTGTGTCAGAAATTCAAGGTAGCGGCTCCGGAGACACCTGTCATCGTTGTCAGCGCAATTTCTGAAGTAGTGGACAAGGTGCTCCTTCTTGAGCTCGGCGCGGATGACTATGTTACGAAGCCTTTCAGCCCGCGCGAACTGATGGCGCGCGTTCAAGCAGCCATTCGCCGCCGCCGGCGCCCCGTGACGTCGACCACGTATCGCTTCGCGGACTGCGAAGTCGATTTCAAGAAGATGACGGTTTCGCGCGCAGGGCAGCCGGTGACGCTGACGTCTCACGAGTTCAAGCTTTTGAAGTTCTTTACTGATAATGCCGAGCGCGTGCTGAGCCGCGAAGAATTGCTTAACGAGGTGTGGGGATATAACTGTTACCCTACAACGCGAACCGTCGACAACCAGATGCTGAAGCTCCGGCAGAAACTGGAACCTGATCCAGCGAACCCGCGTCATCTGCTGACGATTTACGGAGCAGGGTACAAGTTCGTCCCTTAA
- a CDS encoding c-type cytochrome — MNRRPHVITAAFVLSALLPLIAQKGPSPKSETARTGNTQSMPKQEESRGQRVFRQNCARCHDAPQSFPPSVSGTILRHMRVRASLSAQDEKALLQFMNP, encoded by the coding sequence ATGAATCGACGCCCTCACGTCATTACCGCTGCCTTCGTCCTATCAGCTTTGTTGCCGCTCATCGCGCAAAAAGGGCCATCGCCCAAATCCGAAACCGCTCGCACGGGAAACACGCAATCAATGCCGAAGCAGGAAGAATCCCGCGGCCAGCGCGTCTTCCGCCAGAACTGCGCGCGCTGTCACGACGCGCCTCAGAGCTTCCCTCCCTCGGTTTCGGGAACCATCCTCCGCCACATGCGCGTACGCGCCTCTTTGAGTGCTCAGGACGAGAAGGCGTTGCTGCAGTTCATGAACCCGTAG
- a CDS encoding cupredoxin domain-containing protein, producing MKKLSIIFVITATFVVQGIRVQSEPVAASASVATSARRVEVTAKRYAFDPAVITLKKGEPVVLVLKSVDVQHGLRFRELNVEVKVPKGGTAQVQFTPDKTGDFVGHCFVFCGEGHGTMALTLHVVS from the coding sequence ATGAAGAAGCTATCAATCATTTTTGTTATCACTGCGACTTTCGTGGTTCAGGGAATTCGCGTTCAATCGGAGCCGGTTGCGGCGAGCGCATCGGTTGCGACCAGCGCACGCCGCGTGGAGGTAACCGCGAAGCGATACGCTTTCGATCCGGCGGTGATCACGCTCAAGAAGGGAGAGCCGGTCGTGCTGGTTCTGAAGAGCGTGGATGTGCAACACGGCCTGCGATTTCGCGAGCTCAATGTAGAAGTGAAGGTTCCGAAGGGAGGAACCGCGCAGGTTCAGTTCACTCCTGACAAGACGGGCGACTTTGTGGGGCATTGCTTCGTGTTCTGCGGTGAGGGCCACGGGACGATGGCTTTGACGTTGCACGTGGTCAGCTAG
- a CDS encoding nucleotidyltransferase family protein, which translates to MTSKLKRGSRSERVGMLKRAVAAVFAMPGDEVSGALKGFGEDEWQAAMWWLDISGLALYLLDLLHSTGAIFTVPESVRTALEDRAARNRARTRALMKEASALAGWFDASGVRYALLKGFSLTPDSVSDPALRWQTDLDLLVARSHAKAAQHFIARLGYTLHEGEGTPSLSFKAGVAGKPDIAKIYSVHSQRTIEVHIADDDSPLLGRRDVRFLPDLRCSVLSGPDILVKQGTHLLKHLCAEFTKLSWVLEFRRHVEAREGDLDFWNDVKAIASGTPNADLGLMVALWLSETMFGPMTAKAIKHWGGAGLPAGVRAWLTLYAQRMLFSDAIANKYYALLQKQVATSPAAARSIRSMYFPLHVPWRIMEPAPNETARERLQRYVVEAGNIFRRLRFHVVEGARMAIESLRLRRAVAGLELGGATGRDARSMILCTSSSALEVPEG; encoded by the coding sequence ATGACGTCGAAGCTCAAACGCGGTTCCAGATCCGAACGGGTTGGCATGCTCAAGCGGGCGGTTGCCGCGGTCTTTGCGATGCCTGGTGATGAAGTGTCAGGAGCACTGAAGGGGTTCGGGGAAGACGAGTGGCAAGCTGCAATGTGGTGGCTCGACATCAGCGGCCTCGCACTGTATCTGCTGGACCTGCTGCACTCGACGGGCGCCATATTCACAGTACCTGAGTCTGTGCGTACGGCTCTGGAGGACAGGGCGGCGCGCAATCGGGCTCGCACGCGTGCATTGATGAAGGAAGCCTCTGCGCTCGCGGGCTGGTTCGATGCGTCGGGAGTGCGATACGCGCTGCTCAAGGGATTCTCGCTGACGCCGGACTCGGTTTCTGATCCGGCACTACGGTGGCAAACGGATCTCGATTTGCTGGTGGCGCGCAGTCACGCAAAAGCTGCGCAGCATTTCATCGCGCGACTGGGCTACACGCTGCACGAGGGCGAGGGGACCCCATCGCTTAGTTTCAAAGCAGGTGTAGCCGGCAAGCCGGACATAGCGAAGATCTATTCAGTGCACTCGCAGCGGACAATCGAGGTGCATATCGCAGACGATGATTCCCCGCTTCTTGGGCGGCGCGATGTGCGTTTCCTACCTGATCTACGTTGTTCGGTGCTTTCCGGCCCCGACATTCTTGTGAAGCAGGGGACGCATCTGCTGAAGCATCTTTGTGCTGAGTTCACCAAGCTTTCATGGGTCTTGGAATTTCGCAGGCACGTTGAAGCGCGCGAAGGAGACCTCGATTTCTGGAACGACGTGAAGGCGATTGCGTCGGGTACGCCGAACGCTGACCTGGGCCTGATGGTAGCGCTGTGGCTGTCAGAGACGATGTTCGGCCCCATGACGGCTAAGGCAATCAAGCACTGGGGAGGGGCCGGCTTGCCTGCTGGAGTGAGAGCCTGGTTGACGCTGTATGCGCAGCGGATGCTGTTTTCCGATGCGATCGCCAACAAGTATTACGCCCTCCTGCAGAAGCAAGTTGCGACTTCCCCTGCGGCTGCAAGGAGCATTCGCAGCATGTATTTTCCATTGCACGTACCGTGGCGGATCATGGAGCCTGCGCCGAACGAGACCGCGCGGGAGCGGCTGCAGCGCTACGTAGTTGAGGCAGGAAATATTTTCAGGCGTTTGCGGTTTCATGTTGTAGAAGGCGCCCGCATGGCTATCGAGTCTCTGCGACTGAGGAGAGCGGTGGCGGGCTTGGAATTGGGAGGAGCCACGGGCAGAGACGCGCGAAGCATGATCTTGTGCACCAGTTCTTCCGCTTTGGAAGTGCCGGAAGGTTGA
- a CDS encoding c-type cytochrome, producing the protein MWSAKHHVLVGNKKQKNPIATTPESIADGKEAFGHFCAACHGLDGQNTGVPFASRMSPPVPLLSSKEVQAYTDGQLKWVIDNGIWPSGMPGSKGILSDDEIWSIVVYLRHLPPAGSLGEPEMYSH; encoded by the coding sequence ATGTGGAGCGCGAAGCATCATGTGCTCGTCGGTAATAAGAAGCAGAAGAACCCGATCGCCACGACGCCGGAGAGCATTGCGGATGGCAAGGAAGCGTTCGGTCATTTTTGTGCCGCGTGCCATGGGCTCGATGGGCAGAACACGGGCGTGCCGTTTGCAAGCCGTATGTCGCCGCCGGTTCCGTTGTTGTCTTCGAAAGAGGTGCAGGCGTACACCGATGGACAACTGAAATGGGTGATCGATAACGGTATCTGGCCTTCCGGGATGCCGGGTTCCAAGGGGATTTTGAGTGACGACGAAATTTGGTCGATCGTCGTTTATCTGCGTCATTTGCCCCCGGCGGGAAGCCTGGGCGAACCAGAGATGTACAGCCACTGA
- a CDS encoding sugar transferase, producing the protein MSALTQPDAISLSLPRTPSDGHALAETMQMSAWSLSPAKRVFDAALVCAASPILLPLLLILAAAVRLSSPGPAIFRQTRIGARGEPFTILKFRTMIEPDASVHHGLACTASERITPLGFILRRLKLDELPQFINVLRGDMSLVGPRPKIAELHTGAFLCRPGITGAATLAFAREEFLLAQIPAEILPQYYRDYVQPAKHQLDSAYMAQATMSSDLRLLALTALGRWHAPSFPIQQTFASRRQADSEPICTSDFA; encoded by the coding sequence TTGAGCGCCCTCACACAACCTGACGCCATTTCACTCTCGCTGCCCAGAACGCCGTCAGACGGCCACGCCCTCGCCGAGACCATGCAGATGAGCGCCTGGTCTCTTTCCCCCGCCAAGCGCGTCTTCGATGCAGCCCTTGTCTGCGCGGCCTCTCCCATCCTCTTGCCTCTGCTGCTGATCCTCGCGGCCGCAGTGCGTTTATCGTCGCCCGGCCCAGCGATCTTTCGCCAGACACGCATCGGCGCTCGCGGAGAGCCGTTCACCATCCTCAAATTCAGAACCATGATCGAGCCGGACGCATCTGTGCACCATGGCCTCGCGTGCACAGCATCGGAACGCATCACGCCTCTCGGTTTCATCCTCCGCAGGCTCAAGCTCGACGAACTGCCACAGTTCATCAACGTGCTCCGCGGAGACATGAGCCTCGTCGGCCCTCGCCCCAAGATCGCCGAACTGCACACGGGCGCATTCCTCTGCCGCCCTGGCATCACTGGCGCCGCGACACTCGCCTTCGCACGCGAAGAGTTTCTCCTCGCGCAAATCCCCGCAGAGATACTCCCGCAGTACTACCGCGACTACGTGCAGCCCGCCAAGCATCAACTTGATTCGGCTTACATGGCGCAGGCTACCATGTCCTCTGACCTGCGCCTTCTTGCATTAACGGCTCTCGGTCGCTGGCACGCGCCGAGCTTTCCCATTCAACAAACGTTCGCATCTCGTCGCCAGGCAGACTCTGAGCCAATCTGCACCAGCGACTTCGCCTAG